The sequence below is a genomic window from Draconibacterium halophilum.
AAAGATGGTTACAACGTTTGGCAGAACGATACTTTACCGGGATGGTATACCGGACACAATTATCACCTCACCAATGTTTATGGTGCAAACCTGAACTCGTGGGTAAAATGGGCCGGTGGAAAAACTGCTTTTGGTGTAGAATTCCGCCGCGAGCAAATTTATAGTAACACCCTTGGGTTGGATATGGACGAACCCAAAGACGTTCCGGGAGAAGATGCACAATTTACAAAATCCGATGACCGCAACATTGTTTCGGGATTTTTGGAGCACGCCTTATACATTCAAAACTGGACTTTCACTGCCGGATTGATGGCGAATTATATTTCAGGAAGCGATTTAGGATTAAATGTTTTTCCGGGAATTGATGTAAGTTATAATGTGTCGGATGCTGTTAAATTATACTCCAGTTATAATACATCATTGCGTATGCCAACTTTTACCGACTTGTATTATGATGGTCCGTCGAATATTGGTAACCCCGATTTGAAACCTGAAAAATCGGCCACTTTTGAAGGTGGTTTGAAATTAAATTCAGGATTGGTTCGTGGGCACGCCGTAGTCTTTTACCGTCGCGGAAAAGATATTATTGATTGGGTGAAAGAAGAACCGACATCAGAGGTTTGGCAACCACAAAACCTTACCGAAATAAATAATTTGGGAACGGAAATTCAGGCGCATTTGCTATTCCGCAATCAGTATGGAACCCAATATCCCAATGTACAAATCAGTTACTTATATAATAATGTTGAAAAAGGGAATGCTGATTTTGTATCAAATTATGCCCTGGATAACCTAAAACACAAACTGGTTGGTTCGGTGAGCGAGCAATTGGTTAAAGGTTTGCAACTCGATTTGCGTTTTGTTTTTCAGAATCGGGAAGGAACTTACACCCAGTTTGAAGATAAAATGCCAGTAGGAGAAGTTGCCTACAATCCGTTTTGGATATTCGATGGAAAGCTGAATTACCAACGCAATAAGTTCACCATATTCACTTCGATAAACAATATTTTCGATAAACAATACAACGATATTGGTAATGTTATCCAGCCGGGCCGATGGTTTAAAACAGGTGTAATCTATAAAATTGGATTTAATTAAGTTGATTTAACGCTTGATTTAAGTTCTTAAAAATTAATATTTTGAGCCGGGAGTTTAAACCAATAGTAAAACTCCCGGCTTTAACTATCTATCTCTTACTTTTAGGAATCTACAAAAATTGTATCTTCGCCGAAAATTAGATAATCATGTTAAAAGGGATATTAGCAATTTCAGGACATTCGGGACTTTTCAAAATGGTTGCCGAAAGTAAAAACAGCATTATTGTTGAATCGTTGGATACAAAAAAACGTATGCCGGTTTATTCAACCGCGAAAGTATCGGCATTGGAAGATATAGCCATTTACACTTACGATGACGATGTGCCATTAAAAGATGTTTTTAAAGCCATTTCTGACGCAGAAGAGGGAGGAGCATCAATTTCTCCTAAATCTTCAGGAAATGAGTTGAAAGCCTATTTTGAAAAGGTATTGCCAGATTACGATCAAGATCGCGTTTATGTTTCCGATATCAAAAAAGTATTGGTATGGTACAATGCTTTGCAGGAAAAAGATATGCTTGATTTCTCAGAAACGGAAGAGGACGAAACTACAGAAGAGCAGGCAGATTAAAACAATTTGTAATTGTTAACAGCTTTAGGATTTCTGGGCGAATCGTTTTGCTCTACAAGAATATCAAAAAGTTTTGCAGTGGCCAGTGCATCGCCGGCAGCGCGGTGCCGGCCATTAATTTCAACCCCCAATTCAGCGCATAATTTGCCCAACGAGTACGATTTATGTCCCGGAAGCAATTTGCGCGACAACTTTACAGTACACATTGTCTTCCGATGATAATCGTAACCTAAACGTGCATACTCTTCTTTTATGAACTTATAGTCGAAACTTGCATTGTGGGCAACAAAAGTGCGCCCCACGGTCATCTCAATAATTGTTTTTGCCACCTGGTAAAATTTTGGAGCCGTTCTTACCATCTCATTATTTATCCCGGTTAGTTCGGTAATGAAAAAAGGGATGTCCATTTCCGGATTGATAAGGGTAGAATAGGAATCGGTAACCTCTTGTCCATTGTGCTGGTAGATTGCAATTTCGGTGATTTTACCGTTTTTATAACTCTGTCCGGTTGTTTCTATATCGATTATTGAAAACAAAATGTTTAATATCTTGAATTATTTGAACTTAAATCTTTAAATTTGTAAAAAATATTCTTAAGCATGAAATTAAGACATGTCACTTTTTTTGATACGTGGAAATTAATTTCTAAATTGCCCTTAGAATTCAACAAACAACAAAAATAATTTCAAAACTATGAAAAAATTTACTCTTTTCTTATTTGCATTGGTTTTATCCTTTGGAGCTTCCATTGCACAAAATTCCGATAATAAATGGGCCATTGGTGTAGGACCTGGTATTGACTATAACATTGAAATAGACCATACAGGTATACTCGGTAATTTTTATGTTAGCCGCTATCTGAGCCCAAGGTTCGATTTAATGCTCGATAACAGAATGTCTTTCTCCGATCCTGGGATTGATGTTTTTGCATCATTGTTAAACCTGCGCTTAAAACTGTATAACGATGATATGGCTATTCAGCCTTACCTTTTTGGTGGTCCTGGATATATGTGGGATAACGATGAAAGTGATATCACCTTTGACTATGGTGCCGGAGTAAAATTCCCTGTGAGTGATAAAACCTCTCTGTTTCTTTCTGCTTCATATGTTAATAGCATTGAGGGATGGCATGCAGGCGAACCGGAAATGGGTTGGACAGACGAACATTTTATGGTTACCAGTGTACTTGAATTTGCTTTGGGTAAACCAAAAGACGAAGATGGTGATGGTGTAAAGGATAGAAAAGACGAATGTCCTGGTACGCCTCCTGGAGTACAAGTAGATGAAAAAGGTTGTCCTATCGACACTGACGGTGACGGCGTTCCTGATTATAAAGACGACTGTCCAAATGAGCCTGGAACAGCTGCTTTAGCTGGTTGTCCGGACAGAGACGGTGACGGAATTGCTGACAAAGACGACGAATGCCCTGATACTCCTGGATTGGCAAAATTTAATGGCTGTCCTGATACTGACGAAGACGGAGTACCAGATCCAAAAGACAAGTGTCCTGACACACCAAAAGGATGTCCTGTTGACGCTGACGGTTGTCCACTTGATTCAGACGGCGATGGTGTAATTGATTGTGAAGATGATTGTCCAACGGAAGCAGGTCCTGCATCAAATAACGGATGTCCTGACTGGGTAGAGCTGGATCTTTCAAACATCAACTTCGATTTTGATAAATCAGAGCTGAGACCTGAAGCAAAAGCAGAATTGGATAGACTGGTTCAAACTTTGGATGCTTCTAAAGAATACGAAATTGTTGTTGGTGGGCACACCGATAATATCGGTACCGATAGATATAATATGGGTCTTTCTGAAAGACGTGCACAAGCAGTTGTAAAATACTTACTTATGAATGGTGTGAACAATGCTTATGTAGGATCGAATAATTATGGTGAGGAAAAACCACTGGTTCCGAATACTTCAAGTAGCAACAGACAGAAAAACCGTAGGGTTGAGTTTGAAGTTGCTAAAGCAAGGAAATAAAAATTTAACTAAAAGATATGTGAAAAGCTCTGTCATTTGGCAGGGCTTTTCTCGTTTATGGCTGTAATATATTATATTTGCGATCTCAAAAAATATCAGCTTTATTATGAGTATTGAAAGTTTAATTCAGAAAGCAACCGTAGAAGCAATAAAGTCTTTATACGGAGCAGATTTACCTGAAGAGCAGGTACAGGTTCAGAATACCCGAAAAGATTTCGATGGCGATATCACCGTTGTGGTGTTTCCTTTTTTACGATACTCAAAAAAAGCACCAGAGCAAACGGCCGAAGATATTGGAAAGTATCTTGTTAATACTGTTGAAACGGTAGAAAACTTCAATGTTATAAAAGGTTTTTTGAATTTAGAGATTAACCAAAATTATTGGCTTGAAGTGCTGAAAAGTAGTTACGATAATTCGGATTTTGGATTAAAGCCGGTAACCGATAATAGCGAGTTGGTTATGGTTGAATATTCATCGCCAAACACGAACAAGCCACTTCATCTTGGCCATATCAGAAATAACCTGTTGGGATTTTCTATTTCTGAAATATTAAAAGCCAATGGTAAAAAGGTGGTAATGACCAACATTGTTAACGATCGCGGTATACATATTTGTAAATCGATGTATGCCTGGCAACAATGGGGCCATGGCGAAACTCCTGAAAGCTCGGGAATGAAAGGCGACCACCTGGTTGGAAAATACTACGTTGAATTTGACAAACATTATAAAGCTGAAATTGCTGAACTGGTTGAAAAAGGCATTCCAAAAGAAGAAGCTGAAAACCAGGCTCCTTCAATTGTTGCTGCCCGCGAATTATTAAGAAAGTGGGAAGCAAAAGATGAAGAGACAGTTGCATTGTGGAAAATGATGAACAACTGGGTGTACGTAGGTTTTGATGTTACTTATAAAACACTTGGAGTTGGGTTTGACAAAATTTACTACGAATCGGACACCTATCTTGTAGGAAAAGAAGAAGTATTGAGAGGCCTGGAAGAAGGAACTTTTACCAAGCGTGAAGATAATTCGGTATGGGCTGATCTTACCGCAGATGGTCTCGATAAAAAAATACTTTTACGTAGCGATGGTACCTCGGTGTACATGACCCAGGACATTGGTACGGCCAAAATGCGTTTTAACGATTATTCGATCGATAAAATGGTATATGTGGTGGGTAACGAACAAATCTACCATTTTCAGGTTCTGGCAATTTTGTTAGACAAACTAGGATTTAACTGGGGAAAAGATTTGTACCACTTTTCGTATGGAATGGTTGAGCTACCATCGGGTAAAATGAAATCGCGTGAAGGAACTGTTGTCGATGCCGATGATTTGGTAGAAAACATGGTTGAGGTGGCTCGCGAAATGTCGGCAGAGTTGGGCAAGCTCAATTCTCTGACAGGTGAAAATGCTGAAGATACCTTTAAAATGATTGCCCTTGGTGCATTGAAATACTTTATTTTAAAAGTAGACCCACGTAAAAACATGATGTTCAATCCTGAAGAATCGATTGATTTTAATGGAAATACCGGGCCATTCATTCAGTACACTTATGCACGTATAAAATCAGTTTTGCGCAAGGCTGCCGATCAGAATATTACCATCGATGAAAATGTTACAGTTGAATCTCTTTCGTCAAAGGAAAAAGATTTGTTGAAACGTATTTCGTTGTTTCCTGCGGCGGTGGAAGAAGCTGGCGACAATTACAGTCCGGCGGTTATTGCTAACTACTGTTACGAACTGGTAAAAGAATTTAACCAGTTTTATCACGATCATTCAATACTTGGAGAAGGCAACGATGATATTAAAAACTTCCGTTTGGTGCTGGCATCGGCGGTGGGGCAAGTGGTGCAGAACGGCATGGCCTTGCTGGGGGTTGAAATGCCGGAAAGAATGTAGAATCAAAATAAGGAAATAAAAAAGGAGGCCATCTTCAAAGCCTCCTTAATGTCTTTGCAATTGGATGTTGCACTTCTGATTTAATGGTTGAAAGAGGTTTGCACTTCCTTCCTTGTCCACTTATATATTCTGAAAAAACATGAAAGGTAACCTTTAAATTTTGAGAGAAGTTACTATTTATAAACGTTCTAATTGAAAGGTTTTGGAGATTAGGGGGTTACAAAAAATCCCCCCAACGCTTTATTAAAACGTGTTTACAGCTTTCAGCAATTAGAGAATCGTTTACTGCGTTTTTAACTTTTGGATCAAACTCATCAGCATAAAGCAGCGTATATACTTCGTGTATGGATAGGGCCTGTTTTTTATCAATCAGTTGAATGACGTCTCCAGGTTTTACATGGCCGTTTTTCAATATCCTGACATAAACTCCTGAAAAGCCGGAATCAATAAATTGGCGCACAATATTGTTGTTATCAAATCTGAATTGAAGTTTAAAACAAGGTTGGCGTGGTTGGGTAACCTGTATCAAGGCTTCTCCAATTTTGTACGTGTCGCCAATATTTATTTCCTTTTCGTTCAGGCCTTCTACTGTAAGGTTTTCGCCAAACATTCCCCAGGGCATTTCTAAGTTTGGGTAAAGTTTTTTCCAATAATTGTAATGGTCAGCGGCATACAAATAGCAAGCTTTATCAATTCCTCCATGATGTTTTCTGTCCATCACATGGTCGTGTTGTACATCCTCTTTTCCAAGGCTTATACCTT
It includes:
- a CDS encoding 3'-5' exonuclease, whose protein sequence is MFSIIDIETTGQSYKNGKITEIAIYQHNGQEVTDSYSTLINPEMDIPFFITELTGINNEMVRTAPKFYQVAKTIIEMTVGRTFVAHNASFDYKFIKEEYARLGYDYHRKTMCTVKLSRKLLPGHKSYSLGKLCAELGVEINGRHRAAGDALATAKLFDILVEQNDSPRNPKAVNNYKLF
- a CDS encoding DUF5606 family protein, whose product is MLKGILAISGHSGLFKMVAESKNSIIVESLDTKKRMPVYSTAKVSALEDIAIYTYDDDVPLKDVFKAISDAEEGGASISPKSSGNELKAYFEKVLPDYDQDRVYVSDIKKVLVWYNALQEKDMLDFSETEEDETTEEQAD
- a CDS encoding TonB-dependent receptor plug domain-containing protein, encoding MKNLNFNHDAQSVLTFREWGRKNYSSFLTVRKQIVISVLSVVYFLSTPIITMATVQDTSEVKMEYDLDEIEVSAQRTPALYSQVARIISVIERKEIEAAPAQSVQDLLEYIAAIDVRQRGTEGVQADVSVRGGTFDQTLILLNGINITDPQTGHHNLNLPVSLAQIERIEILEGPAARVYGPNAFSGAVNIVTRQSANSEISAAVSGGSFGYFDGNLSGSFSTGKMQHMLAFNGKRSDGYTNNTDFDELNGFYSNQLNTEKGVLKFQLGISEKGFGANSFYTPKYPNQYEATNTFFTSLKWEGNGALHLTPVVYYRRHQDRFELYRTDKYQPTKDGYNVWQNDTLPGWYTGHNYHLTNVYGANLNSWVKWAGGKTAFGVEFRREQIYSNTLGLDMDEPKDVPGEDAQFTKSDDRNIVSGFLEHALYIQNWTFTAGLMANYISGSDLGLNVFPGIDVSYNVSDAVKLYSSYNTSLRMPTFTDLYYDGPSNIGNPDLKPEKSATFEGGLKLNSGLVRGHAVVFYRRGKDIIDWVKEEPTSEVWQPQNLTEINNLGTEIQAHLLFRNQYGTQYPNVQISYLYNNVEKGNADFVSNYALDNLKHKLVGSVSEQLVKGLQLDLRFVFQNREGTYTQFEDKMPVGEVAYNPFWIFDGKLNYQRNKFTIFTSINNIFDKQYNDIGNVIQPGRWFKTGVIYKIGFN
- a CDS encoding OmpA family protein gives rise to the protein MKKFTLFLFALVLSFGASIAQNSDNKWAIGVGPGIDYNIEIDHTGILGNFYVSRYLSPRFDLMLDNRMSFSDPGIDVFASLLNLRLKLYNDDMAIQPYLFGGPGYMWDNDESDITFDYGAGVKFPVSDKTSLFLSASYVNSIEGWHAGEPEMGWTDEHFMVTSVLEFALGKPKDEDGDGVKDRKDECPGTPPGVQVDEKGCPIDTDGDGVPDYKDDCPNEPGTAALAGCPDRDGDGIADKDDECPDTPGLAKFNGCPDTDEDGVPDPKDKCPDTPKGCPVDADGCPLDSDGDGVIDCEDDCPTEAGPASNNGCPDWVELDLSNINFDFDKSELRPEAKAELDRLVQTLDASKEYEIVVGGHTDNIGTDRYNMGLSERRAQAVVKYLLMNGVNNAYVGSNNYGEEKPLVPNTSSSNRQKNRRVEFEVAKARK
- the argS gene encoding arginine--tRNA ligase; this translates as MSIESLIQKATVEAIKSLYGADLPEEQVQVQNTRKDFDGDITVVVFPFLRYSKKAPEQTAEDIGKYLVNTVETVENFNVIKGFLNLEINQNYWLEVLKSSYDNSDFGLKPVTDNSELVMVEYSSPNTNKPLHLGHIRNNLLGFSISEILKANGKKVVMTNIVNDRGIHICKSMYAWQQWGHGETPESSGMKGDHLVGKYYVEFDKHYKAEIAELVEKGIPKEEAENQAPSIVAARELLRKWEAKDEETVALWKMMNNWVYVGFDVTYKTLGVGFDKIYYESDTYLVGKEEVLRGLEEGTFTKREDNSVWADLTADGLDKKILLRSDGTSVYMTQDIGTAKMRFNDYSIDKMVYVVGNEQIYHFQVLAILLDKLGFNWGKDLYHFSYGMVELPSGKMKSREGTVVDADDLVENMVEVAREMSAELGKLNSLTGENAEDTFKMIALGALKYFILKVDPRKNMMFNPEESIDFNGNTGPFIQYTYARIKSVLRKAADQNITIDENVTVESLSSKEKDLLKRISLFPAAVEEAGDNYSPAVIANYCYELVKEFNQFYHDHSILGEGNDDIKNFRLVLASAVGQVVQNGMALLGVEMPERM
- a CDS encoding MOSC domain-containing protein, which encodes MKIISTNIAKPKTIEWNGREVTTGLYKYAVGKGISLGKEDVQHDHVMDRKHHGGIDKACYLYAADHYNYWKKLYPNLEMPWGMFGENLTVEGLNEKEINIGDTYKIGEALIQVTQPRQPCFKLQFRFDNNNIVRQFIDSGFSGVYVRILKNGHVKPGDVIQLIDKKQALSIHEVYTLLYADEFDPKVKNAVNDSLIAESCKHVLIKRWGDFL